The DNA window AGCTGCAGCTTATTTAAGGGGCTTCCCTAGTGTGACAGAGCCTAAAatgaatgatttttaaaaggaaAGCGACAAAGCCAATTGATGAACAACTTTTCCcacatattttactatatttcaagagtgcatacaaattttttcaaaattttatatctgttaTTAAGCCCGTGCCAGCCATTTTTTTTTGGAGCGCCGCGAAAAAACGGTGACCACGATTGCAGCCGTTGTAgttatctgaaacaaaaaagcaaaaagaTTCTTAATCTACTTGagtgtggctatcgtctgaagtagaataatgaaaaaatattgaaaatttaaaaaattatagcgattataaaattattttcaataattcaataattcaatataatcgctataattttttaaatttttaatatttttttataattctagttcagacgatagccacacaCAAGTAGATTAAGAATtcttttgcttttttgttttagataaCTACAACGGCTGCAATCGTGGTCACCGTTTTTTCGCGGCGCTCCAAAAAAATGGCTTGCACGGGCTTTAAtaacagatataaaattttgaaaaaatttgtatgcactcttgaaatattgtaaaatatgtagGAAAAGTTGTTCATCAATTGGCtttgttgttttctttttaaaaatcattcatTTTTAGGCCCCGTCACACTAGGGAAATTCCTTAAAGCTGGGCGATTACGAAACAGCTATTAAAGACTGCAACacttcattaaaaatatgttgtaataattgtatcgCGGATGTCAAACGCTATTAGGAGCGTTAAAGAGATTCGAGGTGTACtggatatattaataaaagtttttatttctcaaaatattaCACATGATTTGACAAATTGATTTaagtttgttatttttattatataattattaattgctatTTGATTAATAGCATACTCGCTATCTAGATAGAAgcataatacaaatattatcttttaccgttagtacatttttattacacattattatGTTTAAGAATACgcttatttttactttgtattAGATATCGCAAATGCTCGATTTAGTATTTAACGTGAGCGCAGAAAAGGAGAAACGTGACGCTATGACCGATCTACTTGTGCTCGCACGTAACGAAGCTAGTGCCAAGGAGATATTCCAAAAAGAAACTGTATCAAAAATCGCAGAACttataaaagttgaaaagaATGAGGAAGCGAACTGTAGCGCGATTTGTATTGTGGGCGAGTTATGCAAGAACAATATTAAACGAACCGAGTCCATTATGAGATATGTCGGTTTGCTTTGGTGTCTGGAAATCATGAACAGCACGTCTCCAAAGATAGTCAACGCGTCTCAATATTGTTTACAGGTTGATATtatcaaacaaaataatacgTACAGTTGTAcatatttacacatattttagtaattaaaatattattgcatattttggtTTCAGAACATATTGAACACTTACAGCGGCATGAATAATGAACGTGATGCAAAACCCGATAAGACTTTGTGCGAAACACACAAGAATGaacttgatataattttgtcatGCTTATTGAATAGTATAACGAATACAATGATAACAGGACTTGCTAGAGACGCAATAATAGAACTTATTACGCATAACATTCATACTGCATTAAATTGGGCCGAACAATTGGTCGAGCTTCGcggtttgcaaaaattattggaGATATCTAGTCAATTGGAGAAATTCGAATCCTTGTTTGACATAACTTCTTCCACGCGAACTATAATCAGTATGTGCTTAGCAAAGATATATGAAAACATGTACTGTGATGATGATAGGAGGACATTTATCAAGGCCATTGAAGAATTTATTGATGATAAATTGCTTAAATCTGACACAGAATCCAAAGTATGAATTTTGTaactttgatttttttctaattatttaaattattttaaaataaagggTCCATTATCTCTTTAACCATAGCATGCTTGAGAAATTTAaactctatatttttaaaacagaaatgtgtcaaaaaatatttctctttcaatTGTCGATGATGTAtattattctgtatataatataaattaaaatacgattataacagtcaaaatttattgaaatatataatatatgactTTGGCATCTATCTTATTTTCTGAAGcataatttactaaatatttctcttattttccATCAAAATTGAGTAACATTGTAGCTGCcttgatttctttttaatcaaatattgttttacgtaaaaatttataaattgtaaattaattcttttacagGTGGGCATAGTAGTGGCGATAACAACCTTAATATTCGGTCCGTTAGATGTTGTGGGAGCAGTTATCTTTAAGCAAGGGATTTTTCAGATAATCCTTCGTATGTCAAAAACGGATGACGTGTTGCAACAAAAAGTGGCTTGCGAGTGTATCGTTGCTGCTATGACCAAATATAAAAAGGCCAACTGGTTCGTATgtcaatgtataaatatattggagAACCTGTATCAATCTAAGGATGACTCAATACGGGTTCGAGCGTTAATTGGTCTATGCAAGATAagcaaatttgaaaaaagcATTTTACGCCGTTACACGACTATCGAACCGTTCGCAGATGGAGCGACGAAGAAATTGGCCGAGATTTGCAGAAGATTCTTGATTAAtcccaaaaaagaaaaagatatgagAAAATGGGCTGTTGATGGCCTGTCGTATCTCACTATTATCGTCGATGTCAAAAAAGAGTTGATCAAAGACCAACAAGCCGTTAAAGCGATGATCGAGCTCGCCGAGACTAACGATCAATCGGTTATCTTCGGCCTGACCATTATATTGGTGAACTTGTGCGGCATTTATGATGTGAAATTTGAGGAAGATCTCATACCCGAGTTGATAGAATTTATGATGTTTACCAAACATTATTTTCTCAGCAGAGAACCTCAGCTCATCTTAAATGATGACGAATCCTATAAAAATAgacagcgcgcgcgcgcgttagtGGAGGTCGGTGTGATCAGCGCTCTGGTGAGATTAGCCAAAACAGACAACCAGAACTGCAGGCAATTGATTGCTCTCGTTTTCTCCGTGATATGCGCTCAAcagaaattgagaaaaatagttGTTGAACAAGGCGGCGTGAAAGCATTGTTGTCGTTAGCGCTGAATGGCACAGACAAGGGAAAGAAATTCGCTTCGCGAGCCTTGATGCATCTGGCACTCACAATAGATCTTGAGGTTGCATTTCCCGGTCAGATAATGATAGAGGTTGTTCAGCCGATCATAAATCTCCTGAATTCAAAGTTTTTCGTAAATAACAGATGCGAAGCTCTAACAGCTTTGTGCAATCTGGCTAGCGTCAACAACATGCGAAAACATATATTCAAAGCAGCAGGATTTGAGAAAATCGAGGACTATATGCATGACGATAACGACAAGTTGAAACGAAAGGCCGCACAACTCATAAACAATTTGGTTTTATGCCATGAAGTTGCTATCCAATATTGCGAGCCGACACCTTATCGAGTTGGGTATCTTACATTATTATTCGAGGACAAGGATAAAGATACTGTTAAGGCAGTGGTTGGAACAGTGGCGATGCTGACGATGGTCAGCAAAAAGGCTTgcgaagaaataatttattcggaTTACTCGCTAAAATTCCTACACAACTTAAGAAACATCCTCTCTAATCCAAACGATGATATACAACTTAAGGGTTACTATACCAAAATTGCGTTAAATCTGATAAATTGTTCGAAAGACATCGTTGCAAACGACGATGCCATACTAAAGGAGGAGTTCGAGGAATTAGCATCCCTTGCTTTAAAGGCTGCTGCGGAATGGGATGACAAAATCTACGGAAATGTTGAAGGAAACGAATCGGCACAAAGCACTGATGGTAATATGGAACATGTCGATTAAGAGAATTATATGTGAATGTTAATTGAAATCCAAATGtcatatcaataaaatattatttattattgtaataaatgataGTACAGTGTacagtataattttaataaataataaaactttgcaTTTACAAGACACTTGCTTCGACGCTTTTTgctcaataatatttttacttcttcaAGCACTAAAGTATATTCTTTCTCGACAAGCCCGCATCGTTTCGCTATATCTCGGCGAAAATCTATGAATTCTTGATTTCAGTTCTTGcaggttaaaatttttttcttcgctgCTGCCAGGAATCAAATTAAGTTCGGAGAGTGCCGCGGACGTATAGATGGTTTTCATTTCGACGCCTGATTCTTGCAAagtggaaattaatattagcgCCGATAAAATTTGTTCATTTTGTGGCAATCAATCTCTCAAcctatacatattttataataatatattataatgtttacatttatattcatatataggTGTACGTACGAGCTACTCACACTTTTTACGTATTCTACAACGGATTCAATTGCTGAGAGATTCATCCTGGAAGATTTCAGTGTTTCTGATGTTCTCACAGATAGTCACAAAGACATGGGCTGCAGTTTCCTAGGCACATTTAAAACAGTACCCAATTTAGTAAAGGCATTTTCCACGGCAAGTTTTCTACGGGATTAACTTATATAGGTATCAACTTTTCCGCCTCTCTATTTTTATCAGTACCTCAAATTCTCGCTTTACTGCTTCCGATAAGGCTGATCAGAGCTCATTCAGATCTTCGAAATTGATGTTCTGCAATCTGGTTTCAAAGTCACGAAACTGAAAGATATACGTTCGTAAGAACGAGCATTCATCAGGAATTTCTGAAACGTCGACCCTTAATTACCTCTTGCTCTATTCGTCTGAATCCAATGGCTATAGTCCTCGCCACTGGTGCTCCTCTCgtccaaattattttctaaaatatcatCCTCCAGATCCGTTTTCCCGCACAAATCCGTGCACTTTCCATCATTTTTTGTTTAGCAGCCGGATCGTTCTCctgagatttcaatttttcttcattgCACTACTTGCAGAATATCTCTGTTCAATCCGTATGATTTGTACCACTCAGCTTTGCAATAGCTTATGCCACATCGCATATCTATACAGAAATACAGACGCTCGCACTTGGTGCATCTACGAGAAGAAAACGCATTTAAAAGAACGCAGTTTGAAAGGAATCTCGTAAGATTTCTAGAGAAAGTTACGTGACGTGCAGCGTCATGCCTCATTAGCTACGCCCGCGCCGATTACGTTGCTACGAGAAGCCAATCAGAACGAAATATTCTAGCGAGACGGCGCACGGTGCTTCTTTCGGATAATGCTTGCCGGTTTAAATTACTCCTTGAAAGGTCTTAGGACTGTAAACAAGCATAGGAATATTGGCTCAAGCGACACGAGAGAACAAAGAGGAAGCTATCCAACAGGTAAAGGATCTACATTCTGTTCTATTTCACCTACGATCTGCATTAAAGTTTGCTGCGTTTGACGTGATCCAATTCGATATAATACAGGTATTTGTAACaaacgtgtgtgtgtgagaaaGATTAATATTCTTCGCCCAAAAATACTTCGACGAATCATGGAAACAAGTAGGGCGTAATGTTTCATCTCCGCTCGATCACGCTATTGTATTGACACTCAAGTGAAACGGTTAAATCAAACGAGTCAGTAATTCCATCGTAGAGCTATTAAACAGTACACGAGTTTTCCTGAATGAGTtgcaattaaaacattaacaCATAAACATACGTTTAGAAATATCTCATGTTATACGACGAATCGAAAACTCCTTACACAATGCAAGGCGGTTACGATAGGGATAgggatagcgatagcgatagcgacaaaattttcaacttatCGAAAGCCGTGTCTCAATGCTGTAGCTTTGCCTTTGTCGGCAACTTTGTCGCTGCCGCTATCatctattgtgcaaggggcttaaggaGCTTATACATGCTACATGTTGCATGAAAAAAGAGCAACGCCGAATGAGCACcctaattttataatagattCTATATCTAACGTATTTCTATACGCTAATAATGTTTCCCCTCTCTTttgtaactaaaaaattaactttagtgtgctgtaatatatttatctcgtcGATTGTGACCTCTTAcgaattcaaaattattattgctccACTCTtcattttcttatgcttacctTTATGCCACCGGTCTGTTTACAAGAAACACGTCACGAACTGGTTTAAAAAGACCAAAAAAacgatgtatatataaaccGAAAAACAAATACACGATTGACGGCAAGTTAAATGCTCTTATACAAAAATGTCGAGATTTATCATTACTCAAATAAATTCCTCATGCGTCTCACGTAATTCGCACGCCTTTCCCAGACACGTTTTCatcaaagaatttaataatatcgtcCCTAACTTTTACAGCGAAGCGTAATTTTATCTCGCgataaaacgaaataaaatagtgtCAACCATTGCCGATCTAAACTCGAACTTTTGCGATCaacaataattgaattaaagtCAGCGGGTCGCGGAAGGGGGAAGTATTATTCAGTCTTAATTTAATTCCAATACTCCTGCTTATGTGGAAGATGATTGATGGACAATAAACCTATCTTTCAATGCTAGCGAAAGTTAGCTCtctctaatataaaaatgttggcAACTGttgtttacaatttatttgcaaatctCACACTAGAAATTGCATTGTTGTTTTTAACTGCAAGTTTATTTTCGAtctattaatgttttatacttgcatacaattatttagaaaCAGTTTTATACTCTGTACTCTGTGCTTTttacatttgaaatataaaatatcacagaGAGTCttcctacatatatatatattaaaacatatatataatgcatcatatattttgtgttGTAGAAATATTCCACCATGGCAAGAGTTATAACTGCACAGGAATGGAAAGAGAAGGGTAATGAAAAGTTTAACAAAGGCGATTGGTCAAAAGCATTGAATTACTACACAAACGCACTGAAACTAGAAATAGAGAACAACGCTGAAAAAGAAGTGTGCTACAAAAATCGAGCTGCCGCTTATTTAATGCTGGACAATTACGAGGAAGTCATTAAAGACTGTAACAGTGCGTTAAAGATATGttgtaataaaacaaatcttaGAGCCACCGGAGCCACGGTAAATATACATAACTATTAACAAAAGTTCATCAACTTGCAAGACATATTTAGTccagataatataaaaattataacataatttttgtacTGGATATATTAGTAAGagtttatatttctcaaaatacTACACATGATTTAACAAGttgatttttacataattgttAATTGCTATCGATTAATATTCTACACTcactatatatagatataaattacataatttaaatattatctttcacagttatttacatttttattacagatcATTTAagaatacgtttatttttactttgtattAGATATCACAACTGCTGGATTTAGTATTTAACGTGAGCGAAGATAAAGAGAACCGTGAAACCGCTATGATTAAATTGTATACATTCGCACGTGATGAAACTGGTGCCGAGGAGATATTCCAGAAGGAAGGTGTATCAAAAATCGCACAACTTGTGAAAGTTGAAGAGAACGAAAAATTGATCTGCAACGCGATTTATATCGTACGCGAATTATGCAAAAACAGTATTGTTCGAACCGACTACGTTATGAAATGTGTCGGTTTGTTATGGTGTCTGGAAATGATGAACAGCGCATCTACAGAGAGAGTCAACGCGTCTCAAAGTTGTTTACAGGTAAACattatcgaataaaatacGTGCAGTTATCATACACGTATTTCagtaattcaaaatttattacatatttcggTTTCAGACTATATTGAACATCTACAGCggcatgaataataaataccgTCCAAAACCCGACATGAGTTTGTGCTTAAATTATAAGAGTGAAATTTACATGATACTGTCGTGCTTGTTAAATAGTGTAACAAGTAGAACGATAACAGGCCTTGCTAGAGACGCAAcaatagaatttattacacGTAATATGCATCATGCTGCGTTAAACTGGGCCGAACAATTGGTCGACTTTGGcggtttgcaaaaattaatggaGGTGGCCACTCAATTGGAAGAACACGAATCCTCGCTCGACATCACGTCTTCTACTCGAACTCTTATCAGTATATCCttagcaaaaatatatgaaaacatGTACTATGATGCTGCTAAGGAAGAATTTATCGACGCCATTTACGAATTTATTCAGGATAAATTGCTTAAATCTGACACAGAATCCAAAGTATGAATTTTGTAACTTCggattttttctaattatttaaattgttttaaaataaagggTCCATTATCTCCTTAACCATAGCATGCTTGAGATACTTAAACTCtatatttaaagcaaaaatgtcaaagaagatttttttcaattgtcGATATTGTATATTCTGTAACTTACGTATTAAAATACAGTTATAACAGagtttaatcaaaatttactGAAGAATAAGACTTTgccattttttgtattttctgaAGCATAATTTATCAGAGATTTCTCCTATTacacatcaaaattaaataaaactaactattgatattttttaaattaattattgtttcataaaatgtacaaatttataaattgttatcatCGATTGTCTTACAGGTGCGTGGAGTAGTTGCGATAATAACCCTGATATTCGGCCCGTTCAAAGTTGCAGacacaattattttcaaaaaagggaTGATTGAGAAGATCTTCGCTATGGCGGAAACGGATGACGTATTGCAACAGAAAGTGGTTTGCGAATGTGTCATTGCCGGTGCGactaaatataataagttCAACGAGttcataaataaaagtgtaaatatattgcagAAGCTGGATAAATCTAATAACGATATAATTCGGATTCTAGCGTTTTTGGGATTCTGCAAGTTGAGTAAATTTGAAAGGTATTACGTTATCCAACCGTTCGCGGGTAAAGCGACGGACGAATTGGTCAAGGTTTGCAGacgattattaataaatcccaagaaagaaaaaaatataacaaaatggGCCGTTAAAGGCCTATCGTACCTCACTTTCGACGGCAACGTCAAAGACGAGTTGATCAAGGACCAACAAATCATTCAAACAGTTTTCGAGCTCGCCAAGATTAGCGATCAATCAGTCCTCTATAGTGTGGCCACGACGCTAGTAAACGTGTGCAATGCTTATGACAGGCaagaatttacatttataccCGAGAtgaaagaattgaaaaaacttgtcaaaaattgttttcgcAACGAATATCTGGCCAATGATGACGAAGACTTCGTGCAGGAAAGACGGTGCCTGTTAGTGAAGAACGGTGTGACCGGCGCTCTAGTCAGCCTTGCCAAAACGGGCAACCAAAACTGCAAGGAACTGACAGCTCGCATATTCTCCGCTATATGCGGTACAGAGGAATTGACAAAAACAGTTGTTCAACAAGGCGGTACGAAGGCATTGTTGTCGTTAGCGTTAGATGGCACagacaaaggaaaaaagataGCTTCGCAAGTCTTAGTCCATCTGGCACACACGTTACCTCCTGAGGATGCATTTCCCGGTGATTTAATGATGGATGTTGTACAGCCGATCACAAATCTCTTGAACCCGGAGTGTTCTGTTAATGAGAGATGCGAGGCTCTAAAAGCTTTGTCCAATCTAGCTAGTGTCGACAATAGTATGCGACTACATATATTCAACGACTCAGGATTTGAGAATTTCAACAACTATATGAGTGATAATCACAACATGTTAAACCACGCGTACGCAGAACTCATAAACAATTTGGTATTAAGCTGTGAAGTTGCTATTCGGTATGTTGAGCAAAGATCTTCCCAACTTAAGGTTCTTATGGCTTGGTTTGTGGTGGGCAGCGAAGATGAACGTACAAAGAAGGCAGCAGTTGAAGCGGTAACAACGCTAACGGCAGCCAGCGAAAAGGCTTGCAAAAAATTACTCAGCTGGGATATTTGGCGGACATTCCTACACCTTTTACTCAATAATCTAGACAGTAACTTAAAACATAAGGGTATCGAAATTACGTTAAATATGATGAATAGTACGAAAGACGTCGCTGCAAAACTCATGAAAACAGACATAATGGAACCTTTGAGGAAATTGAGCAAGGACAATACCATGCAAAACAAGAAGATCAAGGAATTAGCATCCCTTGTTCTAGAGGCTGCTGCGAAATGGGACCGGGAAATCTAGGATGTCGAAGGGAACGAATCGTCAGATAgcattgataatataaaacatgtcgattaagaaaattatgtataaatatcaaTTGGAATCTTAATGtcatattaatagaatattattttttattttaataaatgaaggTTCAATGtactgtataattaataaattgtggAACTTTGCACTTACGAGACTCTTGTCCCGGCGCTTTTTGCacacgataaataatattttagcatttCAAGCAcagaagtatatttttttcggaaGACTATATCTCAGCAAAAATCTCTTTGTGAATTCTTAATTGCCGTTCTTgcaagttaaaattttttcttctttgttgCCAGCAATTGGTGGAACAATTGGCGGACGTATGGACGGTTTTTATTTTAGCCTCGTCATTGGAAAATGGACGCACCAGCTTCTCTTAATGCTGCTAAAGTTTGTTCATCTTGTGGCAACCAATCAACCTAAGTATATActtcatatttataatgtatacatttatattaatatatatgtatacaagcTACCCACGCTTTTAACGTTTTCCGTAACGAATTGCTGAATTTACATCTTCCGCAGCGTCCTCACAGCATAGCTCAAATAATCTCTAATCTATACTCCATCCAACGAGAGATCATGGTTGATCAAATAGTGTTGGAAAacatctattaaaaataaaaataatttaacgcgaaCATCTTGTTGCGGCTCTGTGCtctatcgttatttatgtttaaatcAACCATGATCTCTCGTTGGACTGCATGGACGGACGCGTATGCGCCGTATATTACGTTTATTACGTTAAAGAGTACGCAAGGAGACGTTTTctaaatgcaaataatatttagacgcacaattataattatattattttgatcatGTGAACTTGTTATTATATCAACCTGAAATTCGTTAATTGATGGTACATCTATCAAGGAGGGACATTTTAAGTtgctataaacatttttaatgttcTGTTCACCTTactgaattaattttctttcttcacgAAAAGTCCACTTACCTGATAcgcgattaaaaaaaacgcatgtattttttttaaattgcactTGGATTAAAAAGTCGCACGCAGATTCAGAAGAATCGCGCGCGGTTTTAAgcgttatcaaaaaataactGTATTTGGACgtgtttttaaaaaagcacTGAATTGTTGCAGTTCTCAAAAGACCGTCGGCGTTTTTTAcgcgtattaaaaataatattagccTTTTCTGCGCGTTTTCAAAATAACGCTGGCTTTTTCTAcggatttttcaaaaaaactttaaattaatattttaaagttatttaaaacaaaagaattttaagtAGATAGTTCTCAATgcgctatttaaaaaaaaagacgttaGCGTTTTCTACTCGTTTTTAGAACGGACGCTAGCATTTTTTACGCGTTCATTAAGGGGATCCTCCCCAGTAAAACAGTACGTGGATCCACGTTATTGCTACGTGGATTCGACGTGAATTCGACGAAATTACGTGATTCGACGTGGATGTAACGTTCCTGTTTTACTGGggctgcagccgtatgatttaccgacattatcgtttttcgatggatcttttaattggctttacagaattgcaagtttttggtctagaattaaagtacgcacaaaaatctagggtagaaaacgcgattttatatcaaaaacaccaaaaaattaaaaatattacttatttcggcacatacgcagctgtcacctgacgacaatatttgcttaaaacaaaaattctgcagtttatacatacataatttttatcatctgcccttgggaaaacatgtaggaataatatcgtgcaagtagaagtaagattcaatgcgtacaaaaaaagatccatcgaaaatattattttagtaatgcaaatacggatgcaaatgacaagaagagcagcaacagtagttgccggatcttgcgagagatggcgagcaatcgaaaaaaggacagatgtcattttgttagacaaagacagatatagggaaaacaaaattagaaaggttgacattatcgacatcgaggaagttcgccagtcactgcaggatccccttaaaaaCGCTGGCGTTCTTTTTAAACGCGCAAACGACGTTGgcatttttttgtagatcgtgtCAAAACATTGGCCTTTTTTGTTTGACAATGTGTCGAGAACTATgtacttaaaattttcttgtataaatgtctatatttcttttataaataattttaattttttgtcatCAATAATAACTAACTACTTCATAATACTTAAAACAATAATGATTCTATCGATATATCGATTATAGTACTATCGCTTCTGTGATAAAGTATCCTGCAGCTTGTGTTTATCGTTAGACGAGTCCGATGGCTCGTTACTATAACACGAATGGTAAGACTGAGATAGTGGACGTCAACAACGAAATCGGACTGAAATGTGTAAAATCCTGGTTCTACTTTAAAGTAGTTAGTCCGTGACAACACTgtcaaaaagttaataataagcAAATGACGTATATAGTATTTGTCTGGGATTGTTCGCGTTATGCAAGTGTGTGTAAG is part of the Temnothorax longispinosus isolate EJ_2023e chromosome 12, Tlon_JGU_v1, whole genome shotgun sequence genome and encodes:
- the LOC139823193 gene encoding protein unc-45 homolog B-like; translated protein: MAESDLTAQEWKEKISQMLDLVFNVSAEKEKRDAMTDLLVLARNEASAKEIFQKETVSKIAELIKVEKNEEANCSAICIVGELCKNNIKRTESIMRYVGLLWCLEIMNSTSPKIVNASQYCLQNILNTYSGMNNERDAKPDKTLCETHKNELDIILSCLLNSITNTMITGLARDAIIELITHNIHTALNWAEQLVELRGLQKLLEISSQLEKFESLFDITSSTRTIISMCLAKIYENMYCDDDRRTFIKAIEEFIDDKLLKSDTESKVGIVVAITTLIFGPLDVVGAVIFKQGIFQIILRMSKTDDVLQQKVACECIVAAMTKYKKANWFVCQCINILENLYQSKDDSIRVRALIGLCKISKFEKSILRRYTTIEPFADGATKKLAEICRRFLINPKKEKDMRKWAVDGLSYLTIIVDVKKELIKDQQAVKAMIELAETNDQSVIFGLTIILVNLCGIYDVKFEEDLIPELIEFMMFTKHYFLSREPQLILNDDESYKNRQRARALVEVGVISALVRLAKTDNQNCRQLIALVFSVICAQQKLRKIVVEQGGVKALLSLALNGTDKGKKFASRALMHLALTIDLEVAFPGQIMIEVVQPIINLLNSKFFVNNRCEALTALCNLASVNNMRKHIFKAAGFEKIEDYMHDDNDKLKRKAAQLINNLVLCHEVAIQYCEPTPYRVGYLTLLFEDKDKDTVKAVVGTVAMLTMVSKKACEEIIYSDYSLKFLHNLRNILSNPNDDIQLKGYYTKIALNLINCSKDIVANDDAILKEEFEELASLALKAAAEWDDKIYGNVEGNESAQSTDGNMEHVD
- the LOC139823334 gene encoding protein unc-45 homolog B-like — translated: MARVITAQEWKEKGNEKFNKGDWSKALNYYTNALKLEIENNAEKEVCYKNRAAAYLMLDNYEEVIKDCNSALKICCNKTNLRATGATISQLLDLVFNVSEDKENRETAMIKLYTFARDETGAEEIFQKEGVSKIAQLVKVEENEKLICNAIYIVRELCKNSIVRTDYVMKCVGLLWCLEMMNSASTERVNASQSCLQTILNIYSGMNNKYRPKPDMSLCLNYKSEIYMILSCLLNSVTSRTITGLARDATIEFITRNMHHAALNWAEQLVDFGGLQKLMEVATQLEEHESSLDITSSTRTLISISLAKIYENMYYDAAKEEFIDAIYEFIQDKLLKSDTESKVRGVVAIITLIFGPFKVADTIIFKKGMIEKIFAMAETDDVLQQKVVCECVIAGATKYNKFNEFINKSVNILQKLDKSNNDIIRILAFLGFCKLSKFERYYVIQPFAGKATDELVKVCRRLLINPKKEKNITKWAVKGLSYLTFDGNVKDELIKDQQIIQTVFELAKISDQSVLYSVATTLVNVCNAYDRQEFTFIPEMKELKKLVKNCFRNEYLANDDEDFVQERRCLLVKNGVTGALVSLAKTGNQNCKELTARIFSAICGTEELTKTVVQQGGTKALLSLALDGTDKGKKIASQVLVHLAHTLPPEDAFPGDLMMDVVQPITNLLNPECSVNERCEALKALSNLASVDNSMRLHIFNDSGFENFNNYMSDNHNMLNHAYAELINNLVLSCEVAIRYVEQRSSQLKVLMAWFVVGSEDERTKKAAVEAVTTLTAASEKACKKLLSWDIWRTFLHLLLNNLDSNLKHKGIEITLNMMNSTKDVAAKLMKTDIMEPLRKLSKDNTMQNKKIKELASLVLEAAAKWDREI